Part of the bacterium genome is shown below.
GTATACATTGGCGGCCAGATAATCGTTCAGCGCGACATGGCAGTCCGCGTGAATGCTGATGAAACAACCAGCGACCCGAAGCGCAAATACAATTTGACGTTGGGCAGTTCGCCGCTAACGTGGAACCCCATGGGCGGTGAATTGGGTGCCTTGATAGAGCAGCGGGACGTTGAATTGCCGGGCATGATTGCCATGCTGGATCAGTTCGCGCGAGAATTGAGTTCGTCCATCAATGAACTGCACATGCAGGGCTACGGGCTGAACGGCTCCCAAGGTCAGGAGTTCTTTCGGGTGGGAGCGACGGGCGTAGCCGATCTGGCGTTGAGCGCGACCATCATGGATGATCCGGCCAATATAGCGGCGGCGAGCGGAGCGAATGCGCCGGGCGACAATTCCATGGCGCTCGCCATCGCGCAGTTGCAGCACAGCACGAGTATAGACGGTGTCACGCTTGATCAATGGCTGCGGAATATACCGCTTGAAGCGGGCAGCCGCCGTGCTGCGGCAATTCAACAACGTGACATTGAGAATGCAGTGCTCGAGAATGCGGTGAACCGCAGAGCGTCCATCAGCGGCGTAAGCCTCGATGAAGAAATGGCCAGGCTGCTTGAATCGCAGAAAGCCTATGAAGCCGCGGCAAAAATCGTTCAGACCGTAGATGAAATGATGCAAACCGTCATTAACCTCAAGTAACATGCGCGTTTCTCATTTGCAGCAGCATCAGAGTTTCGTCCGGGACGTCGACCAGCGCCTCTATAACATGACGCGCATCCAGCAGGAGCTCGGCGCGGGACAACGCATCTTTCAGCCGTCCGAGGACGTCGCATCGGCGGGACACGCCATGGACTCTCGTTCGCAGATTGAGTCCATCGCACAGTATCGTCGCAACATCGAGAATGGTCAAGGCTATGTTGAAGCCGCGGACGCTAAACTAACATCGCTGGTCGAACTGCTTAACGAAATAGACGCGCTGGCACTGCAAGCCGATAACGATCACGTGACGCCGGAGGATCGCACTTTCGCGGCGCAAGAGTTGAATCAGAAGCTCGAGTCCCTGCTCGAATATGCCAATGCACAGGTCGGCGACCGCTATCTGTTTGCCGGGCACGGCACGACAGCGGCGCCATTTGCCGTGACACGAGACGCCAACGGATTGATAACATCAGTTGCGGCTGTTAACGAGTCCATCTCCGGCCGCGTCTACCGTACTATTGACGAGAACGAGAATGTTGCTATCAACGTGACCGGTGACCGCCTCTTTCAGCCGCAAGGCGAAGCCGGTACCGCGAGCGATATATTCTACGTCGTTGCTCAGTTGCGCGACACGATTGCCAACGACAACACGCCGCCCACAGGCGAGGAGGCAACGTTGAGCACTCATGTTCTGCGCGATAACCTCGATGCCGTTCGCCAACGCATTGTTGAGCAGCAAACGTATCTTGGCGCGCTGGGCCAGCGACTTGAAAACAAATTGAATGATCTATCGCAGGCCGAAATCAACTGGACAGAGCAGTTGGAGCAAGCGCAAGGCGCGGACATGACGGATCTCGTCTCCCGACTTGCGGTGGAGGAGGGCGTCTACAACGCCCTGCTCGCCATACAATCCCGTGTGCTTTCACGTTCACTAATAGACTACTTAGGCTAACATGAAGAAACGAGCGCTCATCACAGGCGTCACCGGCCAGGATGGAAGCTACTTAGCGGAGTTACTGCTCGACAAGGGCTACACCGTCTTTGGAATGGTGCGCCGTGCCAGTACCGAGAACTTCGCTCGCATTGAGCATCTGCGTGAAGATGTTACTCTCTTGCAGGGGGATCTGCTCGACGCGAACTCCCTTGAGCAAGTGCTGAAAACGTCACGGCCTGATGAAATCTACAATCTCGCGGCGCAGAGCTTTGTGCCCACGTCGTGGCAGCAGCCTATTCTTACGGGCGAATTTACGGCGCTGGGAGTCGCCCGCCTGCTGGAAGCGCTGCGCAATGTCTGCCCGGAGGCACGGTTCTATCAAGCTTCCTCGTCCGAAATGTTCGGGAAAGTCCGCGAAGTGCCGCAGTGCGAAAATACGCCGTTCTATCCGCGCAGTCCTTATGGCGTGGCTAAGGCGTTTGGCCACTATATCACGGTAAACATGCGCGAATCGTACGGCTTGCACGCATCGAGCGGAATTCTCTTCAATCACGAATCGCCGCGGCGCGGTCTGGAATTTGTCACGCGCAAAATTACGCGCGCAGCCGCGGCCATTGCCCTCGGCTTGCAGAAACAGCTCGAACTCGGCAATCTTGACGCTCGACGGGATTGGGGATTTGCGGGCGACTACGTGGATGCGATGTGGCGCATGCTGCAGCAGGACAGTCCCGGCGATTACGTTGTGGCTACCGGGGAGACGCACAGCGTGCAGGAGTTCGTGAACGCGGCATTCGCTTGTGTCAACCTTGACCCAGAGAGTTTTGTTCGTATTCGCGCCGATCTGATCCGTCCCGCCGAAGTTGATCTATTGGTCGGTGATCCTCGTAAAGCACACGCAGATCTCGACTGGACGCCGAATGTGACGTTTCAGGGATTGGTTGAGATGATGGTGCGCGCGGACTATGACCACCTATTGCGAACTGCGACGCCGCCGCCGCGAACGATAGCGGCGAGGAAGACTGTCACATTGGAACGAGCCACGCCACCGGTTATTCGGTAGGCGAAGCAGGCGACGTGGCAAATAGCATGTTACAAGAGAAGGCCGCGCAATTGGCGCAACAGCGATCGCGCTGCGGTGCGGGCGAACGCCGTTGGCTGCGCTGCTACGAGCTGGCCGAGCAAGAGACGAATCCAGCGGCGGAAATCGCGTTGGCGCAAGCCGCGTCGCTTCTCACCGGAATGGACAGCGAATGGTATGCGGCAAGCCGTGATCGA
Proteins encoded:
- the flgK gene encoding flagellar hook-associated protein FlgK; translated protein: MSTLSNILEQGRRALQVQQLAMQVIGHNTTNAGTVGYSRRRLDLETAPPGETGMWDTGSGVDVLRLARVRDRLLDSQIRGETSVASYWSEREDRLGRVEEVFNALGDNNLGKLMDDFWSGWHDLANDPESMAPRYALRDRAGALVSSLKRVHQNLAQQIEDTNARIGDAVNGMNDLTSAIADLNVRISRAELSGQEASDLRDSRDLLVEQLAQIADISVQDQSDGSINVYIGGQIIVQRDMAVRVNADETTSDPKRKYNLTLGSSPLTWNPMGGELGALIEQRDVELPGMIAMLDQFARELSSSINELHMQGYGLNGSQGQEFFRVGATGVADLALSATIMDDPANIAAASGANAPGDNSMALAIAQLQHSTSIDGVTLDQWLRNIPLEAGSRRAAAIQQRDIENAVLENAVNRRASISGVSLDEEMARLLESQKAYEAAAKIVQTVDEMMQTVINLK
- the flgL gene encoding flagellar hook-associated protein FlgL, with translation MRVSHLQQHQSFVRDVDQRLYNMTRIQQELGAGQRIFQPSEDVASAGHAMDSRSQIESIAQYRRNIENGQGYVEAADAKLTSLVELLNEIDALALQADNDHVTPEDRTFAAQELNQKLESLLEYANAQVGDRYLFAGHGTTAAPFAVTRDANGLITSVAAVNESISGRVYRTIDENENVAINVTGDRLFQPQGEAGTASDIFYVVAQLRDTIANDNTPPTGEEATLSTHVLRDNLDAVRQRIVEQQTYLGALGQRLENKLNDLSQAEINWTEQLEQAQGADMTDLVSRLAVEEGVYNALLAIQSRVLSRSLIDYLG
- the gmd gene encoding GDP-mannose 4,6-dehydratase yields the protein MKKRALITGVTGQDGSYLAELLLDKGYTVFGMVRRASTENFARIEHLREDVTLLQGDLLDANSLEQVLKTSRPDEIYNLAAQSFVPTSWQQPILTGEFTALGVARLLEALRNVCPEARFYQASSSEMFGKVREVPQCENTPFYPRSPYGVAKAFGHYITVNMRESYGLHASSGILFNHESPRRGLEFVTRKITRAAAAIALGLQKQLELGNLDARRDWGFAGDYVDAMWRMLQQDSPGDYVVATGETHSVQEFVNAAFACVNLDPESFVRIRADLIRPAEVDLLVGDPRKAHADLDWTPNVTFQGLVEMMVRADYDHLLRTATPPPRTIAARKTVTLERATPPVIR